A region from the Aegilops tauschii subsp. strangulata cultivar AL8/78 chromosome 5, Aet v6.0, whole genome shotgun sequence genome encodes:
- the LOC141022609 gene encoding uncharacterized protein, which yields MCYGVYLNTKKLKQYFEEHSITVVSMAPIGEIMGCRDASSRVAKWAIKLASHTIFYEPHTTIKSQALPDFLVDWTKTQYLPPLPNSTHWRMHFDGSKMRAGLGADVMLSSPKGDRLRYALQIHFASSNNFAEYEALMHGLGLAKEIGILRILCYGDSDLVVQQASSEWDA from the coding sequence atgtgctatggcgtgTACCTCAACaccaagaagctgaagcagtaCTTCGAGGAGCACAGCATCACCGTGGTCAGCATGGCCCCCATAGGAGAGATCATGGGCTGCCGGGATGCCTCAAGtcgggtggccaagtgggccatcaAGCTGGCCAGCCACACCATCTTCTACGAGCCGCACACCACCATCAAGTCCCAGGCGTTgcccgacttcctcgtcgactggacaAAGACCCAGTATCTGCCGCCGCTGCCCAACTCGACACACTGGcgcatgcactttgacggctccaaGATGCGAGCTGGCTTGGGAGCCGACGTCATGCTATCTTCTCCTAAGGGTGACCGGCTGCGGTAcgcgctgcagatccacttcgcctcCTCCAACAACTTTGCCGAGTACGAAGCCCTTATGCACGGCCTCGGGCTAGCCAAAGAGATCGGCATCCTACGCATCCTctgctacggcgactcggacctggtggtgcaGCAAGCCTCCAGCGAATGGGATGCCTGA